In a genomic window of Paramicrobacterium chengjingii:
- a CDS encoding L-idonate 5-dehydrogenase has translation MLIDSEGQASIAVVAHGADDLRVEEIPAPVAQSHEAIINVAFGGVCGSDLHYWKHGAVGESILRAPMVLGHEVVGTVSHAASDGSGPTEGTRVAVHPASWEPSDIRFPTDRPNLSAGISYLGSAARFPHCEGAFASQVALKTSMLRPLPDGLDLRTAALIEPASVAWHAVSRSGEVAGKRVLVIGSGPIGTLAIAVANRAGAAEIVAVDVHDFPLSIATAVGATRTLRADDTDAIASVDADIVIESSGNHRGLASAIRGATRGGTVVMVGLLPSGEQPVLASLAITRELTLVGSFRFNDEIDLVIDALADGSLNIDSVVTHSFPVTDALHAFKVAADPSTSGKVLLEFSQ, from the coding sequence ATGCTCATTGATTCAGAAGGACAAGCTTCTATCGCTGTTGTCGCACACGGTGCCGATGACTTGCGTGTCGAGGAGATACCTGCACCTGTTGCTCAGTCCCACGAGGCGATCATCAACGTCGCGTTCGGTGGTGTCTGCGGGTCTGACCTCCACTATTGGAAGCACGGCGCTGTCGGTGAGTCGATTCTCCGTGCCCCCATGGTGCTCGGACACGAAGTTGTCGGAACGGTGTCGCATGCGGCATCCGATGGCTCTGGCCCCACCGAAGGAACTCGCGTCGCGGTGCACCCGGCGAGCTGGGAGCCCAGCGACATCCGCTTCCCCACTGACCGGCCAAACCTATCTGCAGGCATCAGCTACCTCGGTTCAGCCGCCCGGTTTCCACACTGCGAGGGCGCGTTCGCCAGCCAGGTGGCGCTGAAGACGTCGATGCTCCGTCCGCTACCGGACGGGCTCGACCTGCGCACTGCTGCGCTCATCGAGCCCGCGAGCGTCGCATGGCACGCTGTCTCGCGAAGCGGCGAGGTGGCCGGCAAGCGCGTCCTCGTCATCGGCAGCGGCCCGATCGGCACACTTGCGATCGCCGTGGCGAATCGCGCTGGCGCTGCGGAGATCGTCGCGGTCGACGTTCACGACTTTCCGCTGTCGATTGCAACCGCCGTCGGCGCGACACGGACGCTCCGCGCCGACGACACAGACGCCATTGCGTCAGTGGATGCCGACATCGTGATCGAGTCGTCAGGGAATCATCGCGGCTTGGCCTCGGCGATCCGCGGAGCAACACGCGGAGGAACCGTCGTGATGGTGGGATTGCTACCCAGCGGCGAGCAGCCCGTGCTCGCGTCGCTCGCGATCACACGAGAACTCACCCTCGTCGGTTCGTTCCGGTTCAATGACGAAATTGACCTCGTGATTGATGCACTCGCCGACGGCAGCTTGAACATCGACAGTGTCGTCACGCACTCATTCCCCGTGACTGACGCATTGCACGCGTTCAAGGTGGCCGCCGACCCATCAACGTCGGGAAAGGTTCTTCTGGAGTTCTCACAATGA
- a CDS encoding VOC family protein, whose translation MVRFQMVIDCTDPELLARFWADALHYRLEPAPDGFATWDDYWRSVGVPEDELGIGFDSIVDPAGQGPRIWFQIVPEKKSLKNRLHLDINASGGRSIPLPTRKQRVDDEAERLTKLGATATRVLETEGLDHYAIAMRDPEGNEFDIN comes from the coding sequence ATGGTGCGTTTTCAGATGGTCATCGACTGCACCGACCCAGAATTACTTGCACGGTTCTGGGCCGACGCATTGCACTACCGGCTCGAGCCCGCACCTGACGGCTTTGCAACGTGGGACGACTATTGGCGCAGCGTCGGTGTTCCGGAAGACGAGCTCGGCATCGGGTTCGACTCGATCGTCGATCCGGCAGGCCAGGGCCCACGCATCTGGTTCCAGATCGTGCCCGAGAAGAAGTCGCTGAAGAACCGTCTTCACCTCGATATCAATGCGAGCGGCGGCCGCAGCATCCCTCTGCCGACGCGCAAGCAGCGCGTTGATGACGAAGCCGAGCGTCTCACCAAACTCGGTGCTACGGCGACCCGGGTCCTCGAAACCGAGGGGCTCGACCATTACGCGATCGCAATGCGCGACCCCGAGGGCAACGAGTTCGACATCAACTGA
- a CDS encoding gluconokinase, with protein sequence MTVEAPAPPPPLIVVMGVSGCGKSTIGAALADKLGIDFIDGDRLHPQTNVQKMSHGIALNDSDRLPWLADIGRTLRDYRDSGLVLACSALKRIYRDAIRWEVPNVIFVHATGDADLIAQRQSSRHGHFMPASLLESQLSTLQALSPDEIGFEVDIRDAVTAIVAQIFEQLPRIEHLAGER encoded by the coding sequence ATGACAGTCGAAGCGCCAGCCCCACCCCCGCCTCTGATCGTGGTGATGGGAGTCTCCGGTTGCGGAAAGAGTACGATCGGCGCAGCGCTCGCGGACAAGCTCGGGATTGATTTCATCGATGGAGATCGTCTTCATCCGCAAACGAACGTGCAGAAGATGTCTCACGGCATCGCGCTGAACGATAGCGACAGGCTCCCCTGGCTCGCGGACATTGGGCGCACGTTGCGGGACTATCGAGATTCTGGTCTGGTTCTCGCATGCTCTGCCCTGAAACGCATCTATCGTGATGCGATTCGCTGGGAGGTGCCCAACGTGATCTTTGTGCACGCAACTGGCGACGCAGATCTGATCGCACAACGCCAATCGAGCAGACATGGGCACTTCATGCCGGCCTCTCTGCTGGAGAGTCAGCTGTCAACACTCCAAGCGCTTTCGCCCGACGAAATCGGTTTTGAGGTTGACATCCGCGATGCGGTCACGGCCATTGTCGCCCAGATCTTTGAGCAGCTCCCTCGGATCGAGCACCTGGCGGGGGAACGATGA
- a CDS encoding TetR/AcrR family transcriptional regulator — MRSDTERNRHRLIKSAARLVASRGHEVRMTDVAEKAEVSTATAYRHFASVDELLQQFRYDVGLKLLEFSKKQTTTGADLLGAICSEWIRLVVKHGRAMVITRSREGYLARLRSDAPYLTVQADALGPAVSSAAVALEIDDPGDEGLFLWNILFDPREIFDLLETVGLSQSEAADRLFQTYCGALRGWSESKRAHSTSAS; from the coding sequence GTGCGCAGCGATACGGAGCGAAATCGGCATCGACTGATCAAATCCGCCGCACGACTTGTCGCCTCACGCGGCCACGAGGTCCGCATGACCGATGTCGCCGAGAAGGCTGAGGTATCTACGGCAACGGCCTACCGCCACTTCGCTTCTGTCGATGAGCTGCTCCAGCAGTTTCGGTACGACGTCGGGCTCAAACTTCTCGAGTTCAGCAAGAAGCAGACGACAACGGGGGCAGATCTGCTCGGCGCCATCTGCTCCGAGTGGATTCGCCTGGTCGTCAAACATGGTCGAGCCATGGTGATCACGCGTTCGCGAGAAGGGTATCTTGCGCGACTGCGCTCTGATGCACCGTACCTTACGGTCCAAGCCGATGCGCTTGGGCCCGCAGTATCCTCAGCGGCCGTCGCGCTTGAGATCGATGACCCGGGTGACGAGGGACTCTTCCTGTGGAACATTCTGTTCGACCCCCGCGAGATCTTCGACCTTCTGGAGACAGTAGGTCTCAGTCAGAGTGAGGCGGCTGACAGGTTGTTCCAAACGTACTGCGGTGCTCTGCGCGGCTGGAGCGAATCGAAGCGAGCCCACAGCACGAGCGCGTCGTAG